A genomic stretch from Strongyloides ratti genome assembly S_ratti_ED321, chromosome : 1 includes:
- a CDS encoding Alpha crystallin/Hsp20 domain and HSP20-like chaperone domain-containing protein, whose amino-acid sequence MSVLHQHHEFKVTDPRDPMQNFDEFHKKTFGDSTTSSFPNQATSLLQQHFPEHSHHFNEFNQKMMEIHSLDPFSEEWRVKMNEIHNNIAPGCHGSLTNNHFDSQGNFYSVLNMGDFKPEEINIELKGNNLHINAQHKEDSQSNHISNCFTHEIYIPSTIDMNTLKTNLNSKGQLIIEACALQKKLN is encoded by the coding sequence ATGTCTGTATTACATCAACACCATGAATTCAAAGTTACAGATCCTAGAGATCCAATGCAAAATTTTGATGAATTTCACAAGAAAACATTTGGTGACTCTACAACATCTTCATTTCCAAATCAAGCAACATCACTCCTTCAACAACATTTTCCAGAACATTCACATCATTTCAATGAATTTAATCAAAAGATGATGGAAATTCATTCACTTGATCCATTTTCTGAAGAATGGCGTGTTAAAATGAATGAAATTCATAACAATATAGCACCTGGATGTCATGGAAGTTTAACAAATAATCATTTTGATTCTCAaggaaatttttattctgtCCTAAATATGGGTGATTTTAAACctgaagaaataaatattgagCTTAAAGGTAATAACCTTCACATTAATGCTCAACACAAAGAAGACAGTCAATCAAATCATATAAGTAACTGTTTTACTCATGAAATTTATATTCCATCAACAATTGACATGAATACACTTAAGACAAATTTAAATTCTAAAGGACAATTAATTATTGAAGCATGTGCTCTTCAAAAAAAACTTAACTAA